The Oncorhynchus tshawytscha isolate Ot180627B linkage group LG18, Otsh_v2.0, whole genome shotgun sequence genome has a window encoding:
- the LOC112217430 gene encoding T-cell activation Rho GTPase-activating protein — translation MDTDMEAPRTRTLEDLGIAVMRRGSYDEAAALGLHPHLRSLAQRRRSAPSLAFEKALGSMPWSSVREEAPCWVSMEQCPFVLGLSSENAELVLDACVQITEGMKTRRRQLFLFSDVIAITMLKSSASYRLKHRVSLEDLWLYGFEDEEEEGGGGEIDLRTSLVLAWPLAFCVVSFHSPEVKECWLDTLHRKIKAAKERAGSTTPPPSVLMKVLSGSITAKTLTGGGMEPSITFSLDSDTKIPALPSFVTQPIENGSNSKWSILRKLRRSSTLTSMSSRPDTDSKSHLFGQSLSKTCPDDGTLPKPITDILVLLRKKGPSTEGVFRKNGNSKNLKAIREQLDSGTEVEMEALPVVLLVGLLKSFLKELPGSLLVSDMYETWMKALETKDDHHRSLELQRVVDKLPGPNILLLRNILCVLHHITERADTNKMDANNLALCIAPTLLQKDTMSLDVQTVEKVTELTQFLIERCCEIFGEDVLSLLGDPEEENSDSVSSQQHDSAYDSNDPDAEGDSMGSTQVEGEGERCSSSPSLLFAFGIQCGPIPSNTIFHTFTNKKPFNRRCSEPIIFPSAEKRSLIGLARSNDDFSVEGRDFEEHPLKKQISDDSFLLPECGVTNTRHATTLSLPKLGGSQTMTWRQLDPSCLSSCSLESTSSNTSEVSLFTSSPLTSPPCQHRGQSTRHAPLSAKPRAEPPRADKTEVVERCTQSMKVDSKALTRTKSLGAFGFAWGSLKKGDLQKEKPFSCGTLEEDFQSEVEAPVAEAPLRQKRPLSAVEVFLQVDSRLPSQPPSYEQAVQSAAQPSPPHYGSMTVSAVAATLSRKSRPASMNANFLYSCPVNQYTDCFSQGIDGDDVTAAQQHSVGFRQRAMSESVSRARHETLSHHETASHHETASRRCSQPVFEEYSYTKESYV, via the exons GGAGGAGGCACCGTGCTGGGTGTCGATGGAGCAATGCCCTTTCGTCCTGGGTCTTAGCAGTGAGAATGCAGAGCTGGTCCTGGACGCCTGTGTTCAGATCACAGAAGGCATGAAGACCAGAAGGAGACAACTCTTCCTCTTCAGCGACGTGATCGCCATCACCATGCTCAA GTCTAGTGCTAGCTACCGTCTGAAGCACAGGGTGAGTCTGGAAGATCTGTGGCTTTATGGCTTTgaggacgaggaggaagagggaggagggggagagattgacCTCAGGACGTCCCTGGTCCTGGCCTGGCCCCTTGCCTTCTGTGTGGTGTCCTTCCA CTCACCTGAGGTAAAAGAATGCTGGTTGGATACTCTTCACAG GAAAATTAAAGCAGCAAAAGAGAGGGCAGgttctaccactccaccaccaagTGTCCTGATGAAGGTGCTGAGCGGCAGTATCACA GCTAAAACTCTAACAGGAGGGGGCATGGAGCCTTCTATCACGTTTTCGCTTGAT AGTGACACAAAGATCCCCGCCCTGCCCAGCTTTGTAACACAGCCCATTG AAAATGGTAGCAACAGTAAGTGGAGCATCTTGAGGAAGTTGAGGAGAAGCTCCACCCTCACCAGCATGTCCTCCCGTCCAGACACAGACTCCAAGAGCCATCTGTTTGGACAGTCTCTCTCCAAGACCTGTCCAGATGACGGGACTCTTCCGAAGCCTATCACA gaTATATTGGTGCTGCTGCGCAAGAAAGGCCCCTCCACAGAGGGGGTGTTCAGGAAGAACGGCAACAGTAAGAACCTGAAGGCCATCAGGGAGCAGCTCGACAGTGGGacggaggtggagatggaggccTTGCCAGTGGTTCTCCTGGTGGGACTACTCAAG AGTTTTCTGAAGGAGCTCCCGGGCAGCCTGCTAGTGTCGGATATGTATGAGACCTGGATGAAGGCCCTGGAGACTAAGGACGACCACCACAGAAGCTTAGAGCTCCAAAG GGTGGTAGACAAGCTACCAGGACCTAACATTCTCCTGCTGAGAAACATTCTGTGTGTGCTCCATCACATCACGGAGAGGGCAGACACCAACAAGATGGACGCCAATAACTTGGCATTGTGCATCGCACCCACTCTGCTGCAGAAGGACACCATGTCCTTAGACGTGCAGACTGTGGAGAAG GTGACAGAGCTGACGCAGTTCCTGATCGAGCGTTGCTGTGAGATCTTTGGAGAGGACGTCCTGAGCCTTTTGGGAGATCCCGAAGAGGAGAACTCAG ATTCTGTGTCGTCACAGCAACACGATTCTGCTTATGACAGCAACGACCCAGACGCTGAGGGGGACAGTATGGGGTCCACGcaagtagagggtgagggggaaagGTGCAGCTcgtccccatctctcctctttgCTTTCGGGATACAATGTGGCCCTATCCCTTCCAACACCATCTTCCACACCTTCACCAACAAGAAGCCCTTCAACCGCCGCTGCTCAGAGCCAATCATCTTCCCCTCTGCCGAGAAGAGGAGCCTGATTGGCCTGGCCCGTAGTAACGACGATTTCTCCGTGGAGGGGCGGGACTTTGAGGAGCATCCACTCAAGAAACAGATCTCTGATGACTCCTTCCTGCTACCAGAATGTGGTGTTACCAACACCAGGCATGCCACCACGCTGTCTCTCCCCAAACTCGGTGGCAGCCAGACGATGACTTGGCGGCAGCTTGACCCGTCCTGCCTGTCATCCTGCTCCCTGGAGAGcacctcctccaacacatcaGAGGTCTCCCTGTTCACCAGCTCGCCGCTGACATCCCCGCCCTGCCAACACAGGGGCCAGTCCACACGCCATGCTCCCCTCTCCGCCAAGCCCAGGGCAGAGCCCCCGAGGGCAGACAAGACGGAAGTGGTCGAGCGATGCACCCAGTCCATGAAGGTGGACAGTAAAGCCCTGACGAGGACCAAGAGCCTGGGGGCCTTTGGCTTCGCCTGGGGCAGTCTCAAGAAAGGCGACCTCCAGAAGGAGAAGCCTTTCTCTTGCGGGACCCTCGAGGAGGACTTCCAGAGTGAGGTGGAGGCCCCAGTGGCCGAGGCCCCCCTCAGACAGAAGCGCCCCCTGTCTGCGGTGGAGGTCTTCCTACAGGTGGACAGCAGACTGCCCTCCCAGCCCCCTTCGTACGAGCAGGCAGTCCAGAGTGCGGCTCAGCCCTCCCCACCGCATTATGGCTCCATGACTGTCAGTGCCGTCGCTGCCACTCTCAGCAGGAAGTCCCGCCCAGCCTCTATGAACGCAAACTTCCTGTACTCCTGTCCCGTCAATCAATACACAGACTGCTTCTCTCAGGGGATAGATGGTGATGATGTCACTGCAGCCCAACAGCATTCGGTCGGGTTCCGCCAGCGAGCGATGTCTGAGTCCGTGTCAAGAGCACGCCACGAGACCCTGTCACACCATGAGACAGCATCACACCATGAGACTGCGTCACGGAGGTGCAGCCAGCCTGTGTTCGAGGAGTATTCTTACACCAAGGAGTCCTACGTTTGA